The Odocoileus virginianus isolate 20LAN1187 ecotype Illinois chromosome 12, Ovbor_1.2, whole genome shotgun sequence genome has a segment encoding these proteins:
- the C12H4orf33 gene encoding UPF0462 protein C4orf33 homolog: MDFKIEHTWDGFPVTHEPVFVRLNPGDRGVMMEVSAPFFSDPPAPLGEPGKPFNQLWDYEVVEAFFLNDITEQYLEVELCPHGQHLVLLLSGRRNVWKQGLDLSFKVSRGETKWQGSAYIPWSYFPPNVTKFNSFAIHGSKDKRNYEALYPVPQHELQQGQKPDFHRLEYFKPFSFNTLLGEKWNQPESDLWLIEKPDL; the protein is encoded by the exons ATGGATTTTAAAATTGAACACACTTGGGATGGTTTTCCAGTGACGCATGAGCCAGTATTTGTCAGGCTGAATCCAGGTGACAGAGGAGTGATGATGGAAGTCAGTGCTCCATTTTTCAGTGATCCTCCAGCCCCACTAGGAGAACCAGGAAAACCTTTCAATCAATTGTGGGATTATGAAG ttgtggaagcatttttctTGAATGACATAACTGAACAGTATTTAGAAGTTGAACTTTGTCc cCATGGACAGCATTTGGTGCTTTTACTCTCTGGAAGAAGAAATGTGTGGAaa CAAGGACTTGATCTGTCATTCAAAGTGTCCCGAGGAGAAACAAAATGGCAAGGCAGTGCTTATATTCCTTGGAGTTATTTTCCACCAAATGTAACAAAATTCAATTCATTTGCAATTCATGGAtcaaaagataaaagaaactaTGAAGCTCTTTACCCTGTGCCTCAACATGAGCTGCAGCAAGGACAAAAACCTGATTT CCATCGTCTGGAATACTTCAAGCCTTTCAGTTTTAACACACTGCTTGGAGAAAAGTGGAACCAACCAGAATCAGACCTGTGGCTAATAGAGAAACCTGATTTGTAG